Proteins encoded in a region of the Salminus brasiliensis chromosome 2, fSalBra1.hap2, whole genome shotgun sequence genome:
- the ssbp1 gene encoding single-stranded DNA-binding protein, mitochondrial, with protein MLRRGPQLFRQIVRQNYTDSSLILERSINRVQLLGRVGQDPVMRQVEGRNPVTIFSVATNEMWRSGEGEPVNTGDISQKTTWHRISVFKPGLRDVAYQYVKKGSRILVEGKLDYGEYVDKNNVRRQATTIIADNIVFLSDHTRDRI; from the exons ATGCTTCGAAGAGGGCCCCAG ttattcAGACAGATCGTCAGACAAAATTACACAGATTCCAGTCTCATCCTGGAAAGAT CAATAAACAGAGTACAGTTGCTGGGTCGAGTGGGACAGGACCCTGTTATGAGACAGGTAGAGGGTAGAAACCCAGTCACTATCTTTTCTGTGGCAACTAATGAAATGTGGCGCTCTGGAGAGGGAGAGCCTGTAAATACAG GCGATATCAGCCAGAAGACAACATGGCACAGAATCTCTGTGTTCAAGCCTGGTCTAAGAGATGTGGCCTATCAGTATGTAAAGAAAGG GTCTCGAATTCTTGTTGAGGGGAAGCTGGACTATGGAGAGTATGTGGACAAAAACAATGTCAGGCGGCAGGCCACCACCATTATTGCAG ATAACATTGTCTTTTTAAGTGACCATACACGGGACAGAATTTGA